In one Burkholderiales bacterium genomic region, the following are encoded:
- the phoR gene encoding phosphate regulon sensor histidine kinase PhoR, whose amino-acid sequence MVSLWNRSAAALGIILAISLVGGLLFGLIAALSVFAAGAVILAFYHIYHLAQFERWTLSGMDTPVPQGSWVWEQVFANLYRRLRMRKEAETNLAATLARMREAAEAMPDGMVILTGDDHIEWFNWHATSYLGLNPEHDIGQPLANLVRQPEIIEFVAHGNFGEPLTVKSARDPRLTLALQIIPYGTEQKLLVARDISNLEEVETMRRDFVANVSHELRTPLTVLCGFLETLETLPPHDPELPHFLKLMKTQADSMQRLVNDLLTLSQLESPQNPLRQEPVDIAALVRNVYNDALGLSAGTQQIKLQINSTSKILGSESELASAFGNLASNAVRYTPHGGTITLSWHNTGDREEFEVRDTGIGIAPEDIPRITERFYRVDRGRSRNTGGTGLGLAIVKHVVLRHQAELSINSTPGKGSSFVIRFPPARCLP is encoded by the coding sequence ATGGTTTCCCTCTGGAATCGCAGCGCAGCCGCGCTGGGGATCATCCTGGCGATTTCTCTAGTCGGCGGACTGCTGTTTGGTCTAATCGCGGCATTGAGTGTTTTCGCCGCAGGCGCAGTAATTCTGGCTTTCTACCACATCTACCATTTAGCCCAATTCGAGCGTTGGACGCTCAGTGGTATGGACACACCTGTGCCACAAGGTAGTTGGGTGTGGGAGCAGGTTTTCGCCAATCTTTACCGGCGTCTTCGCATGCGCAAGGAAGCCGAAACAAACCTTGCCGCGACCTTGGCGCGAATGCGCGAAGCGGCCGAGGCCATGCCCGACGGAATGGTGATTCTTACCGGCGATGACCATATCGAATGGTTTAACTGGCATGCGACCAGCTACCTAGGGCTGAATCCAGAACATGATATCGGCCAGCCTCTCGCCAATCTGGTGCGCCAACCCGAGATTATCGAGTTCGTCGCGCACGGCAATTTTGGCGAACCGCTGACCGTAAAGTCGGCGCGCGACCCTCGGCTCACGCTCGCGCTGCAAATCATTCCCTACGGTACTGAACAGAAACTTCTTGTTGCGCGCGACATCTCCAACCTGGAAGAAGTGGAAACGATGCGTCGGGATTTTGTTGCAAACGTCTCGCACGAATTGCGCACTCCGCTTACTGTGCTGTGCGGCTTCCTAGAAACCCTGGAAACCCTGCCGCCGCACGATCCCGAATTGCCGCATTTTCTCAAGCTCATGAAAACCCAAGCCGACAGCATGCAACGTCTGGTAAATGACCTGCTCACGCTTTCGCAACTTGAAAGTCCACAGAATCCGCTAAGGCAAGAGCCGGTGGATATCGCTGCGCTTGTGCGAAACGTATATAACGATGCGCTCGGATTAAGCGCAGGAACTCAACAGATCAAGCTGCAAATTAATTCCACCAGCAAAATCCTGGGTAGCGAAAGCGAGCTCGCCAGTGCATTCGGCAACCTGGCGAGCAACGCGGTGCGCTACACGCCGCACGGCGGCACTATAACTCTGAGCTGGCATAACACGGGTGATCGAGAAGAGTTCGAAGTGCGCGATACCGGAATCGGGATTGCGCCTGAAGACATTCCGCGCATTACCGAGCGTTTTTACCGTGTAGACCGCGGCCGTTCGCGCAACACCGGCGGCACCGGGCTCGGCCTCGCGATCGTGAAGCATGTGGTCCTGCGACACCAGGCGGAGCTTTCCATTAACAGTACGCCTGGAAAAGGGAGCAGCTTTGTCATTCGCTTTCCGCCAGCGCGGTGCTTGCCATAG
- the ppk1 gene encoding polyphosphate kinase 1 produces MNRLSTESNVAGRRAEQDIATSTLVDRVSTESHLNRELGQLEFNRRVLAQAEDPAVPLLERLKFICIVSSNLDEFFEIRVAGLKERIESESGGAGTNGMSAQQVLKRVAEEVRKLLARQYDLFYEEIVPQLSAQGIRFLRRTQWNDAQREWVKAYFFREMLPVLTPIGLDPSHPFPRMLNKSLNFAVELQGRDAFGRNSGVAMVQAPRILPRFIQMPRDVAGCDYGFVFLSSILHAHVGELFAGMNVLGCYQFRVTRNSELFVEEEEVKNLRTALQGELPHRHYGDAVRLEVADSCSPEMTEFLLQQFNLDEGDLYRVNGPVNLVRLIQVPERVDRPDLKFPAFLPGLPAVLIKQPDIFEAVQKGDLLLHHPFQSFQPVIKFFQQAAVDPDVVAIKLTVYRTGADSALMEALITAAERGKEVTVVVELLARFDEEANINWAARLEEVGAHVVYGVVGHKTHAKMALVVRREEGRLRRYVHLGTGNYHPSTAKLYTDFGLFTCNEQICSDVNELFIQLTGLGKAGRLAYIWQSPFTLHDETLKAIRNEAKFAEAGKPAAIIAKMNALLEPEIIQALYQASQAGVKIDLIVRGVCALRPGIPGLSENIRVRSIIGRFLEHSRIFYFHNGGVDDVYLASADWMERNFFRRIETCFPVLDPKLKKRVIAEGLKPYLKDNCQAWEMDSSGHYRRRTPRRAKPYSAQQALLSQVAAKSAK; encoded by the coding sequence ATGAACCGCCTTTCTACAGAAAGTAACGTCGCGGGTAGACGCGCGGAGCAGGATATTGCAACAAGTACACTCGTGGACCGCGTCTCCACCGAGAGTCATTTAAACCGCGAACTTGGCCAGCTTGAGTTTAACCGTCGCGTACTGGCGCAGGCGGAAGATCCGGCAGTTCCTCTGCTCGAGCGGCTTAAATTCATTTGCATCGTCAGCAGTAACCTGGACGAATTTTTCGAAATCCGGGTGGCGGGCCTGAAGGAAAGGATTGAAAGCGAAAGCGGGGGCGCCGGGACGAACGGCATGTCGGCGCAGCAGGTGTTAAAACGCGTGGCGGAAGAGGTGCGCAAGCTGCTCGCAAGGCAATACGATCTTTTCTACGAGGAAATTGTGCCGCAGCTTTCGGCGCAAGGCATCCGGTTTCTTAGACGTACCCAGTGGAACGACGCGCAACGCGAATGGGTCAAGGCCTATTTCTTCCGCGAAATGTTGCCGGTATTGACCCCTATCGGCCTGGACCCTTCTCATCCTTTCCCTCGCATGCTCAACAAGAGCCTCAATTTTGCGGTGGAACTGCAGGGCCGCGACGCCTTCGGACGCAATTCCGGAGTCGCCATGGTACAAGCTCCACGCATTCTGCCACGCTTCATCCAGATGCCGAGAGACGTGGCGGGTTGCGATTACGGCTTTGTATTTCTATCGTCAATTTTGCATGCGCATGTGGGCGAACTGTTTGCCGGGATGAATGTACTGGGTTGCTACCAATTCCGTGTTACCCGCAACAGCGAGCTATTTGTAGAGGAGGAAGAAGTCAAAAACCTGCGCACGGCGCTTCAGGGCGAACTGCCGCATCGCCACTACGGCGATGCGGTGCGGCTCGAAGTGGCGGACAGCTGCTCGCCGGAGATGACCGAATTTCTATTGCAGCAGTTTAATTTGGACGAAGGCGATCTTTACAGAGTGAACGGGCCCGTGAACTTGGTGCGGCTCATTCAAGTGCCGGAACGCGTGGACCGCCCTGATCTCAAATTTCCTGCTTTTTTGCCCGGATTGCCCGCGGTGCTGATCAAGCAGCCCGATATTTTTGAGGCCGTACAAAAAGGGGATTTGTTGCTGCACCATCCATTTCAGTCATTCCAGCCGGTGATTAAATTTTTTCAGCAGGCAGCGGTGGATCCAGACGTGGTGGCGATAAAGCTCACGGTGTACCGCACCGGCGCCGATTCGGCACTGATGGAAGCGCTGATTACTGCTGCGGAACGTGGCAAGGAAGTGACAGTGGTGGTGGAGCTATTGGCGCGTTTTGACGAGGAGGCCAACATAAACTGGGCGGCGCGTCTGGAAGAGGTGGGCGCGCATGTTGTGTACGGCGTGGTCGGGCATAAGACTCATGCAAAGATGGCGCTGGTGGTGAGGCGCGAAGAAGGCCGGCTGCGGCGCTACGTTCATCTTGGAACCGGAAATTATCATCCCAGTACGGCCAAACTTTACACCGACTTCGGATTGTTTACCTGCAATGAGCAGATTTGCTCCGACGTCAACGAACTGTTCATACAGCTGACCGGATTGGGCAAGGCCGGTAGGCTTGCTTATATTTGGCAATCTCCTTTTACTTTGCATGATGAGACTCTCAAGGCGATCCGCAATGAAGCTAAGTTTGCCGAGGCGGGCAAGCCTGCGGCGATCATCGCCAAGATGAATGCCCTTCTTGAACCCGAGATTATCCAGGCGCTTTACCAGGCATCGCAGGCGGGTGTAAAAATAGATCTCATCGTGCGCGGCGTTTGCGCTTTGCGCCCTGGAATTCCCGGTCTCTCGGAAAACATCCGTGTGCGCTCCATAATCGGGCGTTTTCTTGAACATTCACGTATTTTTTATTTTCATAACGGTGGGGTCGATGATGTCTACCTGGCCAGTGCCGACTGGATGGAGCGAAATTTCTTTAGACGCATCGAGACCTGTTTTCCCGTCCTCGATCCCAAGCTAAAAAAACGGGTGATTGCCGAAGGGCTCAAGCCGTATCTCAAGGATAACTGCCAAGCATGGGAAATGGATTCTTCCGGCCACTACCGCCGCAGGACACCGCGCCGCGCGAAACCTTATAGCGCGCAGCAAGCTCTCCTATCGCAGGTGGCGGCGAAATCCGCAAAATAA
- a CDS encoding CHAD domain-containing protein, with translation MNPATREVELKLSFLPEHYSRLQQHPLLKTFGCAPAVEQKLLSHYYDTPELSLWNKGLTLRLRSSGSKWIQTVKSNGAASGGLHERTEWESPVNRPEIDWDRLREQGLDEIGRTQKLRQKLKPVFTTEITRIVHPLQLTAGEKLEFCLDRGKIKAGDAVEMLSEIELELKSGSAAALYDFAAELQKTVPLRLENASKAERGYLLYAHKAPPVVKATALDISPDISVNEAFKRTLWNCIHHLQGNESGMLLGVDPEYLHQMRVALRRMHAALGVFKKALAKDTMAPIEKELKTLRSALGPARDWDVFVTEFFPSLENALPESRQWVQMRRTAALRRAARNRVARNAVASEHYGSFMLMLCGWLSGERWHEHPDQMRLQQLVQPLSYFAPVVFDRYHRKLKKRGKNLEQLSSVERHALRIAVKKQRYACEFFSGLYPRKRTKRYLRALSALQDCLGTLNDLNIQERLLSEMVERNTGLRDPVNRAQGWIAATRAQQLAQLNTRWEEFKEQQVFWK, from the coding sequence GTGAATCCGGCTACGAGAGAGGTCGAGCTAAAGCTGTCTTTTTTGCCCGAGCATTACTCACGGCTGCAGCAGCACCCATTGCTCAAAACATTCGGCTGCGCGCCTGCGGTGGAACAAAAACTTTTGAGCCATTATTACGATACGCCGGAGTTAAGCCTGTGGAATAAGGGTCTCACGTTGCGACTGCGCAGCAGCGGGTCGAAATGGATCCAAACTGTCAAAAGCAACGGCGCGGCATCGGGCGGGCTGCATGAGCGCACAGAATGGGAGTCCCCAGTCAACCGCCCCGAAATCGACTGGGACCGCCTGCGTGAGCAGGGATTGGACGAAATCGGTCGCACCCAGAAATTGCGGCAAAAGCTGAAACCGGTATTCACGACCGAGATCACCCGGATTGTTCACCCGCTTCAGCTAACGGCAGGCGAGAAACTGGAATTTTGTCTGGACCGCGGAAAAATCAAAGCGGGTGACGCGGTTGAAATGTTATCGGAAATCGAGTTGGAGCTGAAATCGGGTTCCGCGGCGGCCCTGTATGACTTCGCCGCGGAGCTGCAGAAGACTGTGCCGCTCAGGCTGGAAAACGCAAGCAAGGCCGAGCGGGGCTATCTTCTTTATGCCCACAAAGCGCCTCCGGTGGTGAAGGCCACAGCGCTGGATATCAGTCCTGATATCAGTGTAAACGAAGCGTTCAAGCGCACGCTTTGGAACTGCATTCATCATCTGCAGGGCAATGAGAGCGGGATGCTGCTGGGGGTCGATCCAGAATATTTGCATCAAATGCGCGTCGCTCTGCGGCGCATGCACGCCGCGCTGGGCGTGTTTAAAAAAGCGCTCGCCAAAGATACGATGGCGCCAATCGAAAAAGAATTAAAGACACTCAGGAGCGCACTCGGCCCGGCCAGGGACTGGGATGTATTTGTGACCGAATTTTTTCCGTCACTCGAGAACGCGTTGCCTGAAAGCAGGCAATGGGTTCAAATGCGGCGCACTGCCGCCCTCAGGCGCGCAGCCAGGAACCGTGTTGCGCGCAATGCGGTCGCCTCTGAGCACTATGGCAGCTTCATGCTGATGCTTTGCGGCTGGCTGAGCGGTGAACGCTGGCACGAACATCCAGACCAGATGCGCCTGCAGCAGTTGGTGCAACCTTTATCCTATTTCGCGCCGGTGGTGTTTGATCGATACCACCGCAAACTGAAAAAGCGTGGCAAAAATCTGGAACAGCTTTCAAGCGTGGAGCGCCACGCGCTTCGCATCGCGGTTAAAAAGCAGCGCTATGCCTGCGAGTTTTTCTCCGGGCTGTACCCACGCAAGCGAACCAAGCGCTATTTACGGGCACTCTCGGCGTTGCAGGACTGCCTGGGAACACTCAATGATCTGAACATCCAGGAACGCTTATTGAGCGAGATGGTGGAACGAAACACCGGGCTGCGCGACCCGGTAAATCGGGCCCAGGGCTGGATAGCTGCAACGCGCGCACAGCAGCTCGCTCAGCTGAATACGCGCTGGGAGGAGTTTAAAGAACAGCAAGTATTTTGGAAATAG
- a CDS encoding histidine phosphatase family protein — protein MDLILWRHADAEDGVPDAARILTGKGTKQAKKMAKWLKAHLPEGYRMIVSPAKRAQQTAQALDANYVTLKEIGAGTTAKALLAAAGWPDARGTVVVVGHQPTLGQTVALLLCGAEADWSLKKGAIWWLANRQNNENQVAVRAVISTDML, from the coding sequence ATGGATCTAATTTTGTGGCGTCACGCGGACGCTGAGGATGGAGTCCCTGATGCCGCGCGGATTCTCACAGGCAAAGGCACAAAGCAAGCAAAGAAAATGGCTAAATGGCTCAAGGCACATCTCCCGGAAGGTTACCGCATGATCGTAAGCCCGGCCAAACGCGCACAGCAAACGGCGCAAGCTCTTGACGCAAATTACGTGACATTGAAGGAAATCGGAGCGGGTACTACCGCAAAAGCCCTGCTTGCCGCGGCCGGCTGGCCGGATGCCCGGGGTACGGTGGTCGTGGTGGGTCATCAGCCGACCTTGGGACAGACAGTTGCGCTCTTGCTGTGTGGCGCCGAAGCGGATTGGAGCCTAAAGAAAGGCGCGATATGGTGGCTCGCGAACCGTCAGAACAATGAAAACCAGGTTGCAGTGCGCGCGGTAATCTCGACCGACATGCTGTAA
- the ppx gene encoding exopolyphosphatase codes for METQHSIFAAVDLGSNSFKLQVARMVDNQIYLLDSLREPVRLGSGLTEDKKLDEPTQARALACLKRFGECLRGFPAHGVRAVGTNTLRVAKNAPTFLKQAEVALGFPIEVVAGREEARLIYLGVTQSLPPVGEKRLVVDIGGGSTEFIIGSGVRPQKLESLYMGCVSHSLRFFPEGKISKSNMKEAELAARNELQSIASEFSANYWQEAVGSSGTIKALGDILELNGYSDSGITAGGLEKFRSYLLKAGSVDRLAIEGLRTDRAPVIAGGFAILSAVFSELGVKHMKVASGALRQGILCDLLGRIHHKDMREVTVQQFMERYNVDSAQAKSVEALAQELLRQLIKDSEALEDAARLIAWSSRLHEIGVSVAHSGYHKHSAYIIQNADMPGFSKMDQGRMSLLVLAHRGKLSKVRGLLTDERQWSQILALRLAALFYRSRRTPSLQRIQVKSSSSGYYLSLDREWLKRNPLTVMALLDETKEWKSVGLELEVSYLKDLQDQPDYVIAQ; via the coding sequence GTGGAAACACAACACTCGATCTTTGCTGCCGTTGATTTGGGGTCAAACAGCTTCAAGCTGCAAGTGGCGAGGATGGTTGACAACCAGATCTACTTGCTTGATTCCCTCCGCGAGCCGGTGCGCCTCGGTTCCGGGCTCACGGAAGACAAAAAGCTCGATGAACCCACGCAGGCGCGAGCCCTGGCGTGCTTGAAGCGTTTCGGCGAATGCCTTCGCGGATTTCCTGCACATGGAGTGCGCGCGGTGGGCACCAATACCCTGCGAGTTGCGAAAAACGCGCCAACATTCCTCAAACAGGCCGAGGTGGCACTTGGATTCCCGATCGAGGTGGTAGCAGGACGCGAAGAAGCACGGCTTATTTATCTTGGTGTCACCCAAAGCCTACCACCGGTTGGCGAGAAAAGGCTGGTCGTGGATATAGGCGGCGGCTCCACTGAATTCATTATCGGAAGCGGCGTCCGGCCGCAAAAACTGGAGAGCCTGTATATGGGCTGCGTAAGTCACAGTTTGCGCTTTTTTCCCGAAGGCAAAATCAGCAAGAGCAACATGAAGGAAGCGGAGCTGGCGGCGCGCAACGAACTTCAGAGCATCGCCTCCGAGTTTTCCGCGAATTATTGGCAAGAAGCCGTCGGCTCATCAGGGACAATCAAGGCGCTTGGCGACATTCTGGAACTTAATGGTTACAGCGATTCCGGCATCACTGCCGGCGGGCTGGAAAAATTCCGCTCCTACCTGCTCAAGGCGGGAAGTGTCGATCGTCTCGCTATCGAGGGTTTGAGAACAGATCGCGCACCGGTAATAGCGGGCGGTTTTGCAATTTTATCTGCAGTTTTTTCTGAACTTGGCGTAAAGCACATGAAGGTCGCGTCGGGGGCGTTGCGCCAGGGCATACTGTGCGACCTTTTGGGGCGCATTCATCATAAGGACATGCGCGAAGTCACTGTCCAGCAATTCATGGAGCGCTACAATGTGGATTCCGCACAGGCGAAATCAGTTGAAGCGCTTGCCCAGGAGTTGCTGCGCCAGCTTATCAAGGATAGTGAGGCTCTCGAAGACGCCGCCCGGCTTATTGCCTGGTCGAGCCGGCTGCATGAGATCGGCGTATCTGTGGCGCACAGTGGTTACCACAAGCATTCAGCTTACATCATCCAAAACGCCGACATGCCCGGCTTTTCTAAGATGGACCAGGGCCGGATGAGCTTGCTCGTGTTGGCGCATCGGGGCAAGCTGTCCAAGGTGCGTGGTTTATTGACGGACGAAAGGCAGTGGTCGCAGATTTTGGCGCTGCGTCTTGCGGCACTTTTTTATCGCAGCCGCAGAACGCCGTCGCTGCAGCGCATTCAAGTCAAGTCCAGTTCCTCTGGATACTATCTTTCCCTAGACAGGGAATGGCTGAAGCGGAATCCATTGACTGTCATGGCGCTGCTGGATGAAACCAAGGAATGGAAGTCGGTAGGGCTGGAACTTGAGGTCAGCTACTTGAAAGACTTGCAGGACCAGCCGGACTATGTCATCGCGCAATAG
- a CDS encoding phosphodiesterase produces the protein MIVAQITDLHLTAEGSLAEGRIDTAASLARCIAQIIRLDPAPDVLMITGDLANLGHPEEYIRLRRLLAPLNLPTFVIPGNHDDRSILHTAFDDCNYLPKQGPFLHYVVDDFPLRLIALDTVVANQGYGALCADRLDWIKARLGEARTQPTLIFMHHPPFATGIAHMDAIRLLDGADAFGAIVAGQDHIKLIACGHVHRTIVTDFHGTPAVVCPSTAHQIVLNLHLNGPAEFDFEPPGFMLHVWDGERIITHNVPVGDFDGPFAFED, from the coding sequence ATGATCGTTGCGCAAATTACTGATCTGCACCTCACCGCGGAAGGCAGCTTGGCCGAAGGCCGAATAGACACCGCCGCCAGTTTAGCGCGTTGTATAGCACAAATAATCCGTCTTGATCCTGCGCCAGACGTTTTGATGATTACTGGCGATCTCGCCAATTTGGGACACCCTGAAGAATATATACGCCTGCGGCGCCTGCTCGCGCCACTCAACTTGCCCACGTTCGTCATCCCGGGCAACCACGATGATCGAAGCATACTTCATACCGCGTTCGACGACTGCAATTATCTGCCGAAGCAGGGCCCTTTCCTGCACTACGTAGTTGATGATTTTCCGTTGCGTCTCATCGCTCTCGATACGGTCGTGGCAAACCAGGGTTACGGCGCGCTGTGTGCCGATAGGCTGGATTGGATCAAAGCCCGGCTAGGCGAAGCGCGCACTCAACCCACTTTGATCTTCATGCATCATCCGCCATTTGCAACCGGCATAGCGCACATGGATGCAATCCGACTACTGGACGGCGCCGATGCTTTCGGGGCCATAGTCGCCGGTCAGGATCACATCAAACTGATTGCCTGCGGGCATGTGCACCGAACGATTGTCACTGACTTCCACGGAACGCCCGCGGTCGTTTGTCCCAGCACCGCGCACCAGATCGTACTAAACCTGCACCTGAATGGACCCGCGGAATTCGATTTCGAACCGCCGGGTTTCATGCTGCACGTCTGGGATGGGGAGCGCATAATCACTCACAATGTACCGGTCGGCGACTTCGATGGGCCATTTGCGTTCGAAGACTAA
- a CDS encoding GNAT family N-acyltransferase — protein MLAQPSPSLERNRLSRFRLFFARTRAEVAEAQALRYRVFVEELGARVATMANGIDRDTYDSYCEHLLVRDDKNGKVVGTYRILAPCKAQQIGGFYADEEFELTRLNNLRHELVELGRSCVHPDYRSGAILAMLWRGIARYMQSHGYRYLMGCASISLADGGSTAARVWKLTRRLQAGPSEWRVFPRLPLPPEIEAANTTVAELTCRSIPPLIKGYLHAGALVCGDPAWDPGFNTADFFMLLPFERLADRHAAKFLKR, from the coding sequence GTGCTGGCTCAACCTTCGCCGTCGCTAGAACGGAACCGGCTTTCTCGCTTTCGGCTTTTCTTTGCACGCACGCGCGCCGAAGTCGCCGAGGCGCAAGCGCTTCGCTACCGCGTATTCGTAGAGGAACTCGGTGCGCGCGTAGCAACCATGGCAAATGGAATCGATCGCGATACTTACGATTCGTATTGCGAGCACCTGCTGGTGCGCGACGATAAAAACGGCAAGGTTGTCGGCACCTATCGCATACTCGCTCCTTGCAAGGCGCAGCAGATCGGCGGTTTTTACGCCGATGAGGAGTTTGAGTTGACGCGGCTCAACAACCTGCGCCACGAGCTGGTGGAACTCGGCCGCTCTTGCGTGCACCCGGATTATCGCAGCGGGGCCATCCTAGCAATGTTGTGGAGGGGAATTGCGCGCTACATGCAAAGCCACGGCTATCGCTACCTGATGGGCTGCGCAAGCATTTCGCTTGCCGACGGCGGCTCGACGGCCGCACGGGTCTGGAAACTAACACGTAGATTGCAGGCGGGCCCGAGCGAGTGGCGCGTATTTCCGCGATTGCCCTTGCCACCCGAAATCGAGGCGGCCAACACGACGGTTGCCGAGTTGACTTGTCGCAGTATCCCGCCACTCATTAAGGGATATCTGCACGCAGGTGCGCTGGTGTGCGGCGATCCGGCTTGGGACCCGGGCTTCAACACGGCTGACTTTTTCATGCTACTGCCGTTCGAACGCCTTGCAGACCGTCACGCCGCAAAATTTCTGAAGCGTTAG
- the phoB gene encoding phosphate regulon transcriptional regulator PhoB: protein MNTTVLVVEDEPAIQELLAATLIRAGYDVQRAPDANIAMESLHNSLPDMILLDWMLPGRSGLAFARELRNNPRTKTVPIIMVTARAEEENKVAGLEQGVDDYITKPFSPRELLARVKAVLRRRAPHSTDDAVKIGSLVLDPVSHRVYVGDSSLHIGPTEFRLLHFLMTHPDRVYSRAQLLDQVWGDHVFLEERTVDVHIRRLRLALQSDGHDKLIRTVRGSGYLLAGRLPG, encoded by the coding sequence ATGAACACAACAGTGCTGGTCGTCGAGGACGAGCCCGCGATTCAAGAGTTACTTGCCGCCACGTTGATCCGAGCAGGTTACGACGTGCAGCGCGCGCCCGATGCGAATATCGCAATGGAAAGTTTGCACAATTCGCTTCCGGATATGATTTTACTGGACTGGATGCTGCCGGGTCGCTCAGGTCTGGCGTTCGCGCGCGAGCTCAGGAACAATCCGCGCACCAAGACGGTGCCCATCATCATGGTCACTGCGCGCGCAGAGGAAGAAAACAAAGTCGCAGGTCTCGAACAGGGTGTGGACGATTACATCACCAAACCCTTCTCGCCGCGGGAATTGTTGGCGAGAGTTAAAGCCGTGCTGCGCAGGCGGGCGCCGCACTCCACGGATGATGCTGTAAAGATCGGTTCCCTGGTTCTTGACCCGGTTTCTCACCGGGTCTACGTCGGCGATAGCTCACTACATATTGGTCCGACCGAGTTTCGCTTGCTCCACTTTTTGATGACTCACCCGGACCGCGTATACTCTCGTGCCCAACTTCTGGATCAAGTCTGGGGTGACCACGTATTTCTGGAAGAGCGTACAGTGGATGTCCATATCCGCCGTTTGCGCCTGGCCTTGCAGTCGGACGGTCATGATAAATTGATTAGGACGGTGCGCGGCAGCGGATATCTCCTTGCAGGCAGATTACCTGGGTGA
- the phoU gene encoding phosphate signaling complex protein PhoU gives MNEHTLRQFDADMEAIRTMVLNMGGLVEQQLLRAINSLKSGIDDAEHDLLADEQRINSMEMEIDQLCSQIISRRQPAAIDLRMIMTFLKTANDLERIGDEAKKVTTKGQEVHNSKRVTVAHLHELTWVSQTTRQMVQKALDALARLDVKAAAEVLAEDERVDAEFVSIVRQMASYMMEDPRTISVCIEIVLIAKAIERIGDHAKNICEYVVHAVKGKDVRHASLAEIQQEIGQ, from the coding sequence GTGAATGAGCACACTTTAAGACAGTTCGACGCCGACATGGAGGCCATCCGCACCATGGTGTTAAACATGGGCGGTTTAGTCGAACAGCAGTTGCTGCGTGCTATCAATTCACTAAAGTCCGGCATCGATGACGCTGAACACGATTTGCTTGCCGATGAGCAGCGCATTAACAGCATGGAGATGGAAATTGATCAGCTGTGCAGTCAGATCATAAGCCGGCGCCAGCCGGCTGCGATTGATTTGCGCATGATTATGACCTTCCTTAAAACAGCCAACGATCTTGAACGCATCGGAGACGAGGCAAAAAAAGTGACCACCAAAGGCCAGGAAGTTCACAACAGCAAACGGGTTACTGTGGCGCACCTGCACGAACTCACCTGGGTTTCGCAAACGACGCGGCAAATGGTGCAAAAAGCGCTGGACGCGCTTGCGCGGCTTGACGTCAAAGCGGCCGCAGAAGTTCTGGCGGAAGACGAGAGGGTCGACGCTGAATTCGTAAGTATCGTACGGCAAATGGCAAGTTATATGATGGAAGATCCGCGCACCATTTCCGTTTGCATTGAAATCGTGCTGATCGCCAAGGCCATCGAGCGTATCGGCGATCATGCCAAAAACATTTGCGAATACGTAGTGCATGCCGTGAAAGGCAAGGACGTGCGGCACGCGAGCTTGGCCGAAATCCAGCAGGAGATTGGCCAATAG
- the pstB gene encoding phosphate ABC transporter ATP-binding protein PstB, with the protein MDDTTIHAPKIKINNLSFYYGNYQALKPMAFEILENQVTAFIGPSGCGKSTLLRTFNRMYELYPNQQARGEILLDGQNILDPRQDVNMLRAKVGMVFQKPTPFPMSVFDNIAFGIKLYESLSRRELEERVEWALRKAALWEEVKDKLNQSGTSLSGGQQQRLCIARAIAVKPEVLLLDEPASALDPISTAHIEELIHELKEDYTIAIVTHNMQQAARVSEYTAYMYLGELIEFGPTDQIFVKPKRKETEDYITGRFG; encoded by the coding sequence ATGGACGATACAACCATACACGCACCCAAGATCAAAATTAATAACCTGAGCTTTTATTACGGGAACTATCAGGCGTTAAAGCCCATGGCGTTCGAAATACTGGAAAACCAGGTAACCGCATTTATAGGACCGTCGGGCTGCGGTAAGTCTACCTTATTGCGCACCTTTAACCGTATGTACGAGTTGTACCCTAATCAGCAAGCAAGGGGTGAAATACTTCTGGACGGGCAGAACATTCTTGATCCGCGGCAGGACGTCAATATGCTGCGCGCCAAAGTAGGAATGGTGTTTCAAAAACCTACCCCGTTTCCCATGTCTGTTTTTGACAATATCGCATTCGGAATCAAACTTTACGAAAGCCTCTCGCGGCGCGAACTTGAAGAACGGGTTGAATGGGCGCTGCGCAAAGCAGCGTTGTGGGAAGAAGTTAAGGATAAACTAAACCAAAGCGGCACCAGCCTGTCCGGAGGGCAACAACAGCGGCTGTGCATTGCGCGCGCCATCGCGGTAAAACCGGAGGTGCTGTTGCTGGACGAGCCTGCCTCGGCTCTGGACCCTATTTCGACAGCGCACATCGAAGAGCTGATTCATGAACTTAAGGAAGATTACACCATCGCCATCGTCACCCATAACATGCAACAGGCGGCGCGAGTTTCGGAATATACTGCCTACATGTACCTGGGCGAGCTGATAGAATTCGGCCCAACCGATCAGATTTTCGTCAAGCCCAAGCGCAAGGAAACAGAAGACTACATCACCGGCCGCTTCGGCTAA